TACCAAATTCCTGGGTTAAAAAAATCAGTTAATATGCACAACCAATGTTCTGGAACATATATCCTGTGCAGACTACATGGATGACGTTATAGGACCCAGACTTACTTCATTCAGCATGCTTGCAGGTTACATGAAACTAATAGTCAGAGTAATAGTTAGTATTATCACGCCACATTATAAAAGAGATACACAGATACAACAAGTTAGCATATTCTCCCTTATTCTTGTCTTTCTTGTGCCTGACCATATTAAACGAGAACATTCAGAGGGGAAAATTTGATGATGCCGGGTGTGACTAGAACTATCAGGAATTGCCAATGTGCTCTGATTTCAGCATTTGTCCTTTAGGGATTCCACATCCTCTTATAAAAGCATCACTCCAACAAGGCCGCAAGAGCAGCGTTTCATAAAAGGAGCCCTTAATGATTCCACAAAATGGTGACTTAAAGGCCCTAAGATTGTTTCATGATACAACTACAGCATAATATGCTAACAAGTCATCCAGATGAGACTATTCATAAGATCAGCTAGTCTTGTGTGTGTACAATTGTACATGGAGCTAATCTATCAGTTAGCTCCACAGTTAATATATACTGAATGCAGCAGGCCCACACAAACAGATATGGATACCTACCTAGATCCAGATGTAACAGTTGCATTTGTGGTGCATGGAGCTAAGTAACAATATCAAGGTTGGGACCAAATGAACATCTCTAACTGAAGGAAATGTCGACATTGTCAGTGTCCTCAACATGTCCCTTTCAATTGTTCAAATAGATGCCGCGTCACAATTGTGCATCTTTACTAACTAAAGGTAGCCTAAAATGCAATCCATGATTAGCTTCCTGTACCAGTGTCtaccctttttcttcttttcaggTCATAACCAAGTGAAGGAGCCAATGAATTAGGCTGTGAAGACACTAGCAGCACAATCAGACATGTGACTCCATGTCTGCCTATAAATCTAATTTTTTAATCACTAAAACCAGAACCCATAACGCCATTCTCACACAAGCACCTCTAGGAGTCCCATTTCATCTCAGTGGAATCGAACCAAGTGAATGTGAAAACTGGATCTCTGATTTTAGACCCCCTTCCAATGACCCAACAAAGTCTGTTTATGAGTTATGAGTAGCCAATGTGGGGAGTAGCCACATTCCTGCTCCTAGTACAACACCAACATTAGTAACACCTGCCCCAATCCACATCTACATTCGTATCACTATCAGCGTCTGCACGGCCGCATTCTCTGCACACAGCCAGAGACACATGGTATGCCGTACTACGTGCCAATCCCAAGAGAAAGGCGGAAATTAACTAGCGGTCGCTGCTTGTGCGGTGGCGTACCTTCTTGAGCGCGAGCGCAAGGCGCTTGCTGTCGAGGCGCGGCATGGCGGCGATGGCCTCGTAGGCGAGCCGGATGGCGCGGCGCTGCAGCGGCAGGGCCATGTCGGCCGCCCGCACCCGCACCGACAACTTCCTgacgccgccctcctcctccttcagaCCCCCCTCAACTTTCGCCTTGATCTCTTTCCCtttggcgccgccgccctcccctccgACCTCccgcttctccttctccttctccttctcctccaccgccgccagcgccggctTGGCCTCCCCACGCCTCCCGACGGCAGGCTCCGGCTCCGGGTTCggttccgctgccgccgcggcctcgggcTCCGGCACGGGAAGAGGAgcgggggccggggcggcgccgaGCTTGGTGCGGCGGATGAGCGAGCTGAGGTAGCGGCTGCGGCGCTCGAGCTCCTCGGACGCCGGATCcatgccggcggcgcgcgcgacgcGGGGGACGGCGTCGCGTCTCTCGGAAGGGCCCAGCCCGCCTCGCCtcacccgcggcggcgggcgagcatggctggtggtggtggtggctggctGGCTCGCTGCCGGTTGGCCTGGCCGCTTCGCCGAGGTGGGGGATTGGTCGGTCGCGTCGCGGCCAGTCAAACCACGGCACAAGACCGCACTGGCTTGGCTCGGCTGCTTGTTTGGGCTCGGGAGGTGGggcccctctcctctcctggCTTTCCGCCGCGGATGGCGACCGCACCGGCTTGTCTTGTCCGGCTTGAGGCCGTGAGCATGAATggtataaattattttttgacTAGGGTTCCGATAATGatttaaatattatttttagatATTCACATTTTTAAAATATTGGATACGGATTTGGATGTCGAATTCGGATAAGAGAAGGGTAATATCCATCTGAACGTGGATATCCGGTCGGATAGTTACGACGGATATTAGATTCAGATAATTGTATTACATACAATTTATATATTAATAGAAATTTGATTAATGTCTAAACATTTATAAGTGATTCTTTTCAAATCAGAAAAACGAGTCGGCTCCCCCTCAGCGAGGCTGAGGCACGAGTGTCACTGTCAGTGCGCAATAGGAGAGGAAGCGGTGTCGGTTTTGCCTTCGGTGTCGATGATCGAGTCGagcaccgccgcggccggcgagcggaaGCCTAAGAGTCGGGCGATGGACAATCCAAAATATGTTGTAACTTCTAGTTACAATTTGGACCTCGTTTTGCTATGAATTTAACTGCAAATTAATAAAATCGAAGCCTTATATATTACTAAGGTACTATACTTTATATTTTGGGGTCCTTCAAATTTGGAGGCCCTGTGTGGTCGTATAGCCCGGAGTCCAAGGACGCCCCTGACTATTTGGTGAGATCAGGGGCAGCCATGATCTGTTCGAGGGTGACAACGTTCCTAGGGTAGAGAGAAATGATGAGGACCGACGGTGGGGCTTTGGCAGGTTGCTCCAAACAT
This window of the Panicum virgatum strain AP13 chromosome 1K, P.virgatum_v5, whole genome shotgun sequence genome carries:
- the LOC120706446 gene encoding translation initiation factor IF-2-like, with amino-acid sequence MDPASEELERRSRYLSSLIRRTKLGAAPAPAPLPVPEPEAAAAAEPNPEPEPAVGRRGEAKPALAAVEEKEKEKEKREVGGEGGGAKGKEIKAKVEGGLKEEEGGVRKLSVRVRAADMALPLQRRAIRLAYEAIAAMPRLDSKRLALALKKEFDTAYGPAWHCIVGTSFGSYVTHSLGGFLYFSVDKAYILLFRTAVEPLGHP